A genomic region of Microtus ochrogaster isolate Prairie Vole_2 chromosome 15, MicOch1.0, whole genome shotgun sequence contains the following coding sequences:
- the Chadl gene encoding chondroadherin-like protein isoform X1, which translates to MEGPQSSTPVFMLLLLVLLLAPAWHVAAQRCPQTCVCDNSRRHVTCRHQNLTEVPNTIPELTQRLDLQGNLLKVIPPAAFQDLPYLTHLDLRHCQVELVAEGAFRGLGRLLLLNLASNRLSMLPQEALDGLGSLRRLELEGNMLEELRPGTFGALGSLVTLNLANNALVYLPAMAFQGLWRTRWLQLSHNALSVLAPEALAGLPALRRLSLHHNELQALPGAALSQARSLARLELGHNPLTYTGEEDGLALPGLRELALDHGALQALGPRAFAHCPRLHTLDLRGNQLSSLPPLQGPGQLRRLRLHGNPLWCACHARPLLEWLVRARVRSDGTCRGPRRLRGEALDALRPADLRCPGDAAEEEDEVEADAGPRAPPRSPHQEAATATPCPPVCVCVGETRHSACDGRGLRAVPRGFPNDTQLLDLRRNHFPSVPRAAFPGLRHLVSLHLQHCGIAELEPGALAGLERLVYLYLSYNQLSGLSAAALEGAPHLAYLYLEHNRLLRVPGAALRALPSLFSLHLQDNAVDRLAPGDLAGARALRCLYLSGNHITQVSPGALGPARELEKLHLDRNQLREVPTGALEGLPALTELQLSGNPFRALQDGAFQPVGRSLRQLFLNSSGLEQISPRAFSGLGTGLRNLYLQKNQLQSLPALPWLSGLELIDLSGNPFHCDCQLLPLYRWLIGLNLRVGATCATPPSVRGQKVKAAATVFEVCPGWTARKAKRTPTSRFSARRSPSNRRHQ; encoded by the exons ATGGAGGG gccCCAGAGCTCCACCCCTGTCTTCATGCTGCTGCTTTTGGTGTTGCTACTGGCCCCAGCTTGGCATGTAGCTGCCCAGCGATGCCCACAGACCTGTGTCTGTGACAACTCCAGGCGGCACGTGACCTGCCGCCACCAGAACCTCACCGAGGTGCCGAACACCATCCCCGAG ctgACCCAGAGGCTGGACCTCCAGGGCAATCTGCTGAAGGTCATCCCTCCAGCCGCCTTCCAGGACCTGCCTTACCTCACACATCTGGACCTGCGGCACTGCCAGGTGGAGCTGGTGGCCGAGGGTGCTTTCAGAGGCCTGGGCCGCCTGCTCCTCCTCAACCTGGCTTCCAACCGCTTGAGCATGCTGCCCCAGGAGGCTCTGGACGGGCTAGGCTCACTGAGGCGGCTGGAGCTGGAGGGGAACATGCTGGAGGAGCTGCGGCCGGGGACCTTCGGTGCCCTTGGCTCGCTGGTCACACTTAACTTGGCCAACAACGCCTTGGTCTACCTGCCCGCCATGGCCTTCCAGGGGCTGTGGCGCACTCGCTGGCTGCAGCTGTCCCACAATGCGCTCAGCGTGCTGGCCCCCGAGGCCCTGGCGGGTCTGCCCGCTCTGCGTCGCCTCAGCCTGCACCACAACGAGCTGCAGGCCCTGCCCGGGGCCGCCCTGTCCCAGGCCCGCAGCCTGGCGCGTCTGGAGCTGGGCCACAACCCGCTCACCTACACGGGCGAGGAGGACGGCCTGGCGCTGCCCGGCCTGCGCGAGCTAGCCCTGGACCACGGGGCCCTGCAGGCTCTGGGGCCCCGGGCCTTCGCCCACTGCCCGCGCCTGCACACCCTCGACCTCCGCGGGAACCAGCTGAGTAGCCTGCCCCCGCTGCAGGGCCCGGGCCAGCTGCGTCGGCTGCGGCTGCACGGCAACCCGCTGTGGTGCGCCTGCCACGCGCGGCCCCTGCTCGAGTGGCTGGTGCGCGCCCGCGTGCGCTCGGACGGCACGTGCCGGGGGCCGCGGAGGTTGCGAGGCGAGGCCCTGGATGCGTTGCGGCCTGCAGACCTGCGCTGCCCCGGGGACGCGGCGGAAGAAGAGGACGAGGTCGAGGCCGACGCCGGTCCCCGCGCCCCTCCGCGCTCCCCGCACCAGGAGGCCGCGACGGCCACGCCCTGCCCTCCGGTCTGCGTGTGCGTCGGGGAGACGCGGCACAGCGCTTGCGACGGCCGCGGCCTGCGGGCTGTGCCCCGCGGCTTCCCCAACGACACCCAGCTCCTGGACCTGAGGCGCAACCACTTCCCCTCGGTGCCCCGCGCCGCCTTCCCGGGCCTGCGCCACCTAGTGTCGCTGCACTTGCAGCACTGCGGCATCGCGGAGCTGGAGCCCGGCGCCTTGGCGGGCCTGGAACGCCTGGTCTACCTCTACCTCTCATACAACCAGCTCTCGGGCCTGAGCGCCGCAGCCCTCGAAGGGGCCCCCCACCTCGCCTACCTGTACCTGGAGCACAACCGCCTCCTGAGGGTCCCGGGGGCTGCTCTGCGCGCCCTACCCAGCCTTTTCTCGCTACACCTCCAGGACAACGCGGTGGACCGCCTGGCGCCTGGGGACCTGGCAGGAGCGCGAGCTTTGCGTTGCCTTTACCTGAGTGGAAACCACATCACCCAGGTTTCACCTGGGGCGCTGGGGCCAGCTCGGGAGCTGGAGAAGCTGCATCTTGACAGGAATCAGCTGCGAGAGGTGCCCACAGGCGCCCTGGAGGGGCTGCCGGCACTCACAGAGCTGCAGCTCTCGGGGAACCCATTCAGGGCTCTGCAAGATGGGGCCTTTCAGCCTGTGGGGCGGTCGCTGCGGCAGCTCTTCCTGAACAGCAGTGGCCTGGAGCAG ATTTCTCCCAGGGCCTTCTCGGGCCTGGGAACAGGGCTCCGGAACCTGTACCTGCAGAAGAACCAACTTCAGTCCCTACCTGCGCTGCCGTGGCTCAGCGGACTGGAGCTCATCGACCTCAGTGGCAATCCCTTCCACTGTGACTGCCAACTGCTCCCGCTCTACAG gtGGCTCATTGGGCTGAACCTGCGGGTAGGGGCCACCTGTGCCACCCCTCCCAGTGTCCGTGGCCAGAAGGTGAAAGCTGCAGCTACTGTCTTTGAAGTTTGCCCAGGCTGGACTGCCAGGAAGGCCAAGAGGACGCCAACCTCCAGGTTCAGTGCCAGGAGAAGCCCTAGCAACAGAAGACATCAATGA
- the Chadl gene encoding chondroadherin-like protein isoform X2, translated as MEGPQSSTPVFMLLLLVLLLAPAWHVAAQRCPQTCVCDNSRRHVTCRHQNLTEVPNTIPELTQRLDLQGNLLKVIPPAAFQDLPYLTHLDLRHCQVELVAEGAFRGLGRLLLLNLASNRLSMLPQEALDGLGSLRRLELEGNMLEELRPGTFGALGSLVTLNLANNALVYLPAMAFQGLWRTRWLQLSHNALSVLAPEALAGLPALRRLSLHHNELQALPGAALSQARSLARLELGHNPLTYTGEEDGLALPGLRELALDHGALQALGPRAFAHCPRLHTLDLRGNQLSSLPPLQGPGQLRRLRLHGNPLWCACHARPLLEWLVRARVRSDGTCRGPRRLRGEALDALRPADLRCPGDAAEEEDEVEADAGPRAPPRSPHQEAATATPCPPVCVCVGETRHSACDGRGLRAVPRGFPNDTQLLDLRRNHFPSVPRAAFPGLRHLVSLHLQHCGIAELEPGALAGLERLVYLYLSYNQLSGLSAAALEGAPHLAYLYLEHNRLLRVPGAALRALPSLFSLHLQDNAVDRLAPGDLAGARALRCLYLSGNHITQVSPGALGPARELEKLHLDRNQLREVPTGALEGLPALTELQLSGNPFRALQDGAFQPVGRSLRQLFLNSSGLEQISPRAFSGLGTGLRNLYLQKNQLQSLPALPWLSGLELIDLSGNPFHCDCQLLPLYRRDQRLQVTWRRATQPELSVETVFGALPQSS; from the exons ATGGAGGG gccCCAGAGCTCCACCCCTGTCTTCATGCTGCTGCTTTTGGTGTTGCTACTGGCCCCAGCTTGGCATGTAGCTGCCCAGCGATGCCCACAGACCTGTGTCTGTGACAACTCCAGGCGGCACGTGACCTGCCGCCACCAGAACCTCACCGAGGTGCCGAACACCATCCCCGAG ctgACCCAGAGGCTGGACCTCCAGGGCAATCTGCTGAAGGTCATCCCTCCAGCCGCCTTCCAGGACCTGCCTTACCTCACACATCTGGACCTGCGGCACTGCCAGGTGGAGCTGGTGGCCGAGGGTGCTTTCAGAGGCCTGGGCCGCCTGCTCCTCCTCAACCTGGCTTCCAACCGCTTGAGCATGCTGCCCCAGGAGGCTCTGGACGGGCTAGGCTCACTGAGGCGGCTGGAGCTGGAGGGGAACATGCTGGAGGAGCTGCGGCCGGGGACCTTCGGTGCCCTTGGCTCGCTGGTCACACTTAACTTGGCCAACAACGCCTTGGTCTACCTGCCCGCCATGGCCTTCCAGGGGCTGTGGCGCACTCGCTGGCTGCAGCTGTCCCACAATGCGCTCAGCGTGCTGGCCCCCGAGGCCCTGGCGGGTCTGCCCGCTCTGCGTCGCCTCAGCCTGCACCACAACGAGCTGCAGGCCCTGCCCGGGGCCGCCCTGTCCCAGGCCCGCAGCCTGGCGCGTCTGGAGCTGGGCCACAACCCGCTCACCTACACGGGCGAGGAGGACGGCCTGGCGCTGCCCGGCCTGCGCGAGCTAGCCCTGGACCACGGGGCCCTGCAGGCTCTGGGGCCCCGGGCCTTCGCCCACTGCCCGCGCCTGCACACCCTCGACCTCCGCGGGAACCAGCTGAGTAGCCTGCCCCCGCTGCAGGGCCCGGGCCAGCTGCGTCGGCTGCGGCTGCACGGCAACCCGCTGTGGTGCGCCTGCCACGCGCGGCCCCTGCTCGAGTGGCTGGTGCGCGCCCGCGTGCGCTCGGACGGCACGTGCCGGGGGCCGCGGAGGTTGCGAGGCGAGGCCCTGGATGCGTTGCGGCCTGCAGACCTGCGCTGCCCCGGGGACGCGGCGGAAGAAGAGGACGAGGTCGAGGCCGACGCCGGTCCCCGCGCCCCTCCGCGCTCCCCGCACCAGGAGGCCGCGACGGCCACGCCCTGCCCTCCGGTCTGCGTGTGCGTCGGGGAGACGCGGCACAGCGCTTGCGACGGCCGCGGCCTGCGGGCTGTGCCCCGCGGCTTCCCCAACGACACCCAGCTCCTGGACCTGAGGCGCAACCACTTCCCCTCGGTGCCCCGCGCCGCCTTCCCGGGCCTGCGCCACCTAGTGTCGCTGCACTTGCAGCACTGCGGCATCGCGGAGCTGGAGCCCGGCGCCTTGGCGGGCCTGGAACGCCTGGTCTACCTCTACCTCTCATACAACCAGCTCTCGGGCCTGAGCGCCGCAGCCCTCGAAGGGGCCCCCCACCTCGCCTACCTGTACCTGGAGCACAACCGCCTCCTGAGGGTCCCGGGGGCTGCTCTGCGCGCCCTACCCAGCCTTTTCTCGCTACACCTCCAGGACAACGCGGTGGACCGCCTGGCGCCTGGGGACCTGGCAGGAGCGCGAGCTTTGCGTTGCCTTTACCTGAGTGGAAACCACATCACCCAGGTTTCACCTGGGGCGCTGGGGCCAGCTCGGGAGCTGGAGAAGCTGCATCTTGACAGGAATCAGCTGCGAGAGGTGCCCACAGGCGCCCTGGAGGGGCTGCCGGCACTCACAGAGCTGCAGCTCTCGGGGAACCCATTCAGGGCTCTGCAAGATGGGGCCTTTCAGCCTGTGGGGCGGTCGCTGCGGCAGCTCTTCCTGAACAGCAGTGGCCTGGAGCAG ATTTCTCCCAGGGCCTTCTCGGGCCTGGGAACAGGGCTCCGGAACCTGTACCTGCAGAAGAACCAACTTCAGTCCCTACCTGCGCTGCCGTGGCTCAGCGGACTGGAGCTCATCGACCTCAGTGGCAATCCCTTCCACTGTGACTGCCAACTGCTCCCGCTCTACAG AAGGGATCAGAGGCTTCAAGTGACTTGGAGGCGAGCCACCCAGCCAGAACTCTCCGTGGAGACTGTCTTTGGTGCCCTGCCTCAGAGCTCCTGA
- the L3mbtl2 gene encoding lethal(3)malignant brain tumor-like protein 2 isoform X2: protein MEKSRGTEETPSSEPMEEEEEDDLELFGGYDSFRSYNSSAGSESSSYLEESSEAENEDREAGELPTSPLHLLSPGNTRSLDGSGSEPAVCEMCGIVGTRDAFFSKTKRFCSVSCSRSYSSNSKKASILARLQGKPPTKKAKVLHKAAWSAKIGAFLHAQGTGQLADGTPTGQDALVLGFDWGKFLKDHSYKAAPVSCFKHVPLYDQWEDVMKGMKVEVLNSDAVLPSRVYWIATVIQAAGYRVLLRYEGFENDASHDFWCNLGTVDVHPIGWCAINSKILVPPRTIHVKFTDWKSYLMKRLVGSRTLPADFHIKMVESMKYPFRQGMRLEVVDKTQVSRTRMAVVDTVIGGRLRLLYEDGDSDDDFWCHMWSPLIHPVGWSRRVGHGIKMSEKRCDMSHHPTFRKIYCDAVPYLFKKVRAVYTEGVWFEEGMKLEAIDPLNLGNICVATICKVLLDGYLMICVDGGPSTDGSDWFCYHASSHAIFPATFCQKNDIELTPPKGYETRPFDWDTYLEKTKSKAAPARLFNMDCPNHGFKVGMKLEAVDLMEPRLICVATVKRVVHRLLSIHFDGWDNEYDQWVDCESPDIYPVGWCELTGYQLQPPVSAEPNTPLKGKEATKKKKKQFGKKRKRVPSAKTRPVRQGSKKPLLEDDLQALGVSSEPVSDDSKSVHSCLSPLRASSRRGTTEPSLVPVWRPGFTAAHRMDSLVF, encoded by the exons ATGGAGAAATCGCGGGGCACTGAG GAGACGCCGTCTTCAGAGccaatggaagaggaggaggaggatgacttGGAACTCTTCGGGGGCTACGACAGCTTCCGAAGTTACAACAGCAGCGCGGGCAGTGAGAGCAGCTCCTATCTAGAGGAGTCAAGTGAGGCGGAGAATGAAGACCGGGAAGCCGGGGAGCTTCCCACCTCACCTCTGCATTTGCTCAGCCCTGGGAACACCCGCTCCCTGGATGGAAGCGGTTCTGAGCCAG CGGTCTGTGAGATGTGTGGTATCGTGGGCACGAGAGACGCTTTCTTCTCAAAGACCAAGAGGTTCTGCAGTGTCTCGTGTTCCAGGAGCTACTCCTCCAACTCCAAGAAAGCCAGTATCTTGGCCAGACTGCAG GGAAAGCCACCCACCAAGAAAGCCAAAGTGCTGCacaaggcagcctggtctgccAAAATTGGAGCCTTCCTCCACGCCCAGGGGACAGGGCAACTAGCAGATGGGACACCCACAGGACAAGATG CTCTTGTCTTAGGGTTCGACTGGGGAAAGTTCCTGAAGGACCACAGTTACAAGGCTGCTCCTGTCAGCTGCTTTAAACAC GTGCCCCTCTATGACCAATGGGAAGATGTCATGAAGGGGATGAAGGTGGAAGTCCTCAATAGCGATGCTGTGCTCCCCAGCCGGGTGTATTGGATCGCCACTGTCATCCAGGCGGCTG GGTACCGAGTGCTGCTTCGGTATGAAGGCTTTGAAAATGATGCCAGTCATGACTTCTGGTGCAACCTGGGGACTGTGGATGTCCACCCCATCGGGTGGTGTGCCATCAACAGCAAGATCCTGGTGCCTCCACGGA CCATCCATGTCAAGTTCACTGACTGGAAGAGCTACCTCATGAAGCGATTGGTGGGCTCCAGGACACTTCCTGCAGATTTTCACATCAAG ATGGTGGAAAGCATGAAGTACCCCTTTCGGCAGGGCATGCGCCTAGAGGTGGTGGACAAGACCCAGGTGTCACGGACCCGCATGGCTGTGGTAGACACAGTAATTGGGGGTCGCCTTAGGCTTCTCTATGAGGATGGTGACAGTGATGACGACTTCTGGTGCCATATGTGGAGTCCCCTGATTCACCCAGTGGGTTGGTCCCGGCGTGTTGGCCATGGCATCAAGATGTCAG AGAAACGATGTGACATGTCCCATCACCCCACCTTCCGGAAAATCTACTGTGACGCTGTTCCTTACCTCTTCAAGAAG GTCCGAGCTGTCTACACAGAAGGTGTCTGGTTTGAGGAAGGAATGAAACTAGAAGCCATTGACCCTCTGAATCTGGGCAACATCTGTGTAGCAACCATCTGCAAG GTCCTCTTGGATGGTTACCTGATGATCTGTGTGGATGGGGGGCCCTCCACAGATGGCTCAGACTGGTTCTGCTACCATGCCTCCTCCCatgccatcttcccagccacctTCTGCCAAAAGAATGACATTGAGCTCACACCCCCAAAAG GGTATGAGACCCGACCTTTTGACTGGGACACCTACTTGGAGAAGACCAAGTCAAAGGCAGCCCCTGCAAGACTTTTTAACATG GACTGCCCCAACCATGGCTTCAAGGTGGGCATGAAGCTAGAGGCTGTGGACTTGATGGAGCCCCGGCTCATCTGTGTGGCCACGGTGAAGCGGGTGGTGCATCGGCTCCTTAGCATTCACTTTGATGGCTGGGACAACGAGTACGACCAGTGGGTAGACTGCGAATCCCCGGACATCTACCCTGTGGGCTGGTGTGAGCTCACCGGCTaccagctccagcctccagtgtCTGCAG AACCAAACACACCTCTGAAGGGCAAAGAggccacaaagaagaaaaagaagcaatttgGGAAGAAAA GGAAAAGGGTCCCATCAGCCAAGACTCGACCCGTCAGACAGGGCTCCAAGAAGCCCTTACTGGAGGATGACCTGCAGGCCTTGGGGGTCTCATCGGAGCCTGTTTCTGATGACagtaagagcg TCCACAGCTGCCTCTCCCCATTGAGAGCATCAAGCAGGAGAGGGACAACTGAGCCATCCCTAGTGCCAGTTTGGAGGCCTGGCTTCACTGCTGCACACCGAATGGACAGCCTGGTCTTCTAG
- the L3mbtl2 gene encoding lethal(3)malignant brain tumor-like protein 2 isoform X1: MEKSRGTEETPSSEPMEEEEEDDLELFGGYDSFRSYNSSAGSESSSYLEESSEAENEDREAGELPTSPLHLLSPGNTRSLDGSGSEPAVCEMCGIVGTRDAFFSKTKRFCSVSCSRSYSSNSKKASILARLQGKPPTKKAKVLHKAAWSAKIGAFLHAQGTGQLADGTPTGQDALVLGFDWGKFLKDHSYKAAPVSCFKHVPLYDQWEDVMKGMKVEVLNSDAVLPSRVYWIATVIQAAGYRVLLRYEGFENDASHDFWCNLGTVDVHPIGWCAINSKILVPPRTIHVKFTDWKSYLMKRLVGSRTLPADFHIKMVESMKYPFRQGMRLEVVDKTQVSRTRMAVVDTVIGGRLRLLYEDGDSDDDFWCHMWSPLIHPVGWSRRVGHGIKMSEKRCDMSHHPTFRKIYCDAVPYLFKKVRAVYTEGVWFEEGMKLEAIDPLNLGNICVATICKVLLDGYLMICVDGGPSTDGSDWFCYHASSHAIFPATFCQKNDIELTPPKGYETRPFDWDTYLEKTKSKAAPARLFNMDCPNHGFKVGMKLEAVDLMEPRLICVATVKRVVHRLLSIHFDGWDNEYDQWVDCESPDIYPVGWCELTGYQLQPPVSAEPNTPLKGKEATKKKKKQFGKKRKRVPSAKTRPVRQGSKKPLLEDDLQALGVSSEPVSDDIIAVCVKEEHQDISSPDRSPSPQLPLPIESIKQERDN; the protein is encoded by the exons ATGGAGAAATCGCGGGGCACTGAG GAGACGCCGTCTTCAGAGccaatggaagaggaggaggaggatgacttGGAACTCTTCGGGGGCTACGACAGCTTCCGAAGTTACAACAGCAGCGCGGGCAGTGAGAGCAGCTCCTATCTAGAGGAGTCAAGTGAGGCGGAGAATGAAGACCGGGAAGCCGGGGAGCTTCCCACCTCACCTCTGCATTTGCTCAGCCCTGGGAACACCCGCTCCCTGGATGGAAGCGGTTCTGAGCCAG CGGTCTGTGAGATGTGTGGTATCGTGGGCACGAGAGACGCTTTCTTCTCAAAGACCAAGAGGTTCTGCAGTGTCTCGTGTTCCAGGAGCTACTCCTCCAACTCCAAGAAAGCCAGTATCTTGGCCAGACTGCAG GGAAAGCCACCCACCAAGAAAGCCAAAGTGCTGCacaaggcagcctggtctgccAAAATTGGAGCCTTCCTCCACGCCCAGGGGACAGGGCAACTAGCAGATGGGACACCCACAGGACAAGATG CTCTTGTCTTAGGGTTCGACTGGGGAAAGTTCCTGAAGGACCACAGTTACAAGGCTGCTCCTGTCAGCTGCTTTAAACAC GTGCCCCTCTATGACCAATGGGAAGATGTCATGAAGGGGATGAAGGTGGAAGTCCTCAATAGCGATGCTGTGCTCCCCAGCCGGGTGTATTGGATCGCCACTGTCATCCAGGCGGCTG GGTACCGAGTGCTGCTTCGGTATGAAGGCTTTGAAAATGATGCCAGTCATGACTTCTGGTGCAACCTGGGGACTGTGGATGTCCACCCCATCGGGTGGTGTGCCATCAACAGCAAGATCCTGGTGCCTCCACGGA CCATCCATGTCAAGTTCACTGACTGGAAGAGCTACCTCATGAAGCGATTGGTGGGCTCCAGGACACTTCCTGCAGATTTTCACATCAAG ATGGTGGAAAGCATGAAGTACCCCTTTCGGCAGGGCATGCGCCTAGAGGTGGTGGACAAGACCCAGGTGTCACGGACCCGCATGGCTGTGGTAGACACAGTAATTGGGGGTCGCCTTAGGCTTCTCTATGAGGATGGTGACAGTGATGACGACTTCTGGTGCCATATGTGGAGTCCCCTGATTCACCCAGTGGGTTGGTCCCGGCGTGTTGGCCATGGCATCAAGATGTCAG AGAAACGATGTGACATGTCCCATCACCCCACCTTCCGGAAAATCTACTGTGACGCTGTTCCTTACCTCTTCAAGAAG GTCCGAGCTGTCTACACAGAAGGTGTCTGGTTTGAGGAAGGAATGAAACTAGAAGCCATTGACCCTCTGAATCTGGGCAACATCTGTGTAGCAACCATCTGCAAG GTCCTCTTGGATGGTTACCTGATGATCTGTGTGGATGGGGGGCCCTCCACAGATGGCTCAGACTGGTTCTGCTACCATGCCTCCTCCCatgccatcttcccagccacctTCTGCCAAAAGAATGACATTGAGCTCACACCCCCAAAAG GGTATGAGACCCGACCTTTTGACTGGGACACCTACTTGGAGAAGACCAAGTCAAAGGCAGCCCCTGCAAGACTTTTTAACATG GACTGCCCCAACCATGGCTTCAAGGTGGGCATGAAGCTAGAGGCTGTGGACTTGATGGAGCCCCGGCTCATCTGTGTGGCCACGGTGAAGCGGGTGGTGCATCGGCTCCTTAGCATTCACTTTGATGGCTGGGACAACGAGTACGACCAGTGGGTAGACTGCGAATCCCCGGACATCTACCCTGTGGGCTGGTGTGAGCTCACCGGCTaccagctccagcctccagtgtCTGCAG AACCAAACACACCTCTGAAGGGCAAAGAggccacaaagaagaaaaagaagcaatttgGGAAGAAAA GGAAAAGGGTCCCATCAGCCAAGACTCGACCCGTCAGACAGGGCTCCAAGAAGCCCTTACTGGAGGATGACCTGCAGGCCTTGGGGGTCTCATCGGAGCCTGTTTCTGATGACa TCATtgctgtgtgtgtgaaggaggagCACCAGGACATCTCCTCGCCTGACCGGTCACCCAGTCCACAGCTGCCTCTCCCCATTGAGAGCATCAAGCAGGAGAGGGACAACTGA